A stretch of Triticum aestivum cultivar Chinese Spring chromosome 1D, IWGSC CS RefSeq v2.1, whole genome shotgun sequence DNA encodes these proteins:
- the LOC123165976 gene encoding UDP-glycosyltransferase 91B1-like: MDVGFSTTGPLCLVICPWLAFDHLLPYLELAERLASRGHRVAFVSTSRHLARLPPPASPCNVDLVALPLRRVDGLPKGADSTSDVSDEKRELH; this comes from the coding sequence ATGGACGTCGGGTTCTCAACTACCGGGCCGCTTTGTCTCGTGATCTGCCCGTGGCTGGCGTTCGACCACCTGCTCCCGTACCTGGAGCTCGCGGAGCGCCTGGCGTCGCGCGGCCACCGCGTGGCTTTCGTCTCCACGTCACGCCACCTCGCTCGCCtcccgccgcccgcgtcgccgtGCAACGTTGACCTCGTCGCGCTGCCGCTGCGGCGCGTCGACGGCCTCCCCAAGGGCGCCGACTCCACCAGCGACGTCTCCGACGAGAAGCGGGAGCTCCACTGA